In Runella sp. SP2, the genomic window TGCAGGCGGCCGAGGTGGCGGGCGAGTTTAAAAGCAAATCGTTGGAGCCGTCGGTGCTTCGTTTGTTCAAAAATGCCCAAGCCGACGACCGAGTGCGGGTAGCCGCTGCCAGTGCGCTCATGAGCATGGATGCTTCCGCGTACACGCCGCTCATTGGCGGGGTGTTTTTGGAACGTTCGGAAAAGGTATCCTTGCGGGAAAAACTGGTAGGGGTACTGACGCGTACCCATACGCCCGAAGTAAACGGATGGCTGCGAAAAGGACTAAACGGAGGAGCGCGTAGCTTACAAGGGGTGATTGCGGCGGCGTTGGCCAACTCCGAGTCGGGCATTGACCAATTGCTCAATGCTTTAAAAGAAGAAGAAATCAACGTGGACGTGGTCAGGGAAGGAACGGTGAAAGAGCGCTTGGCGTCGAAGATGACCTCTAAGCAACAAGCGTTGCTCAACGAATTGACGGCGGGGAGCGCCAACGAGTTTGAGGAACGTCAACAACTGATTCAGGCGCGTTTGGCAGGTTTTGAGTCGTCGAAGGCAACGCTGGAGGCGGGCAAAAGTGTGTTTGTGCAAAATTGCAGTTCGTGTCACCAAATCAAAGGTGCAGGTGGGTTGATTGGCCCGCAGCTGGACGGCATTGGTAATTGGGGTAAAAAAGCCCTGACTGAAAAGATATTAGACCCCAATCGGAATATCTCAGAGGCGTTTCGGAATTATAACATTACGCTCAACAACGGCCAAACCATGACGGGACTTTACCGCCGCACGGAAGGGCAAACGATGATTTTTGCCAACAACGCAGGACAAGAATTTTCGGTAGCAAAAAACGACATTAAAGACTACAAAGCCTCCAAATACACCTTGATGCCCGACCAATTCAGGAACAGTATTTCTGAGAAGGACTTTTATGCACTTTTGAGCTTCTTGTTGAAAACGAAGTAGTTATTTGCACTTGGTTAGACATATTGAACGGATAGAGTTGGTGTTAATCCGTTCAATATGCGTTTTTTAATTTCTCTTTTGTTTCGGTTGTGAGCAACCGAAAGCACACATCGTTTGTTATGAGGTGTTGGTTATTTTTCCAAGGATGCCAATAAGTGGTCGAGTTCATCCAAGGTCGCCGTAAATCCTTCTTTGAAGCCCATTTCAATCATTTTCTCCATCCGTTCGAGGGAATCGTTGTAAATGATAATGCTGACTTTTGTCTTGCCGTTTTCTTCACTGAAACTATAATCCCAATCAGAACCCGGTAGCTGAGGGTTTTCGTCGGCATCCGCAAATGCGTTCAAGTACTTAAAATTGGTTTTGGGCGTGATGGAAGTATATTGCTGAACCGACCACATCATGTGCCCTTCGGGACTTACCATGGCATAAAATCTTCTGCCACCAACGGTAAAGTCCATTACTTTGGTTTTAGAG contains:
- a CDS encoding SRPBCC domain-containing protein, with translation MNHLLFDFTVDKAAKTVFITREFAAHLSLVWDAFTKQEILDQWWAPKPWASKTKVMDFTVGGRRFYAMVSPEGHMMWSVQQYTSITPKTNFKYLNAFADADENPQLPGSDWDYSFSEENGKTKVSIIIYNDSLERMEKMIEMGFKEGFTATLDELDHLLASLEK